The DNA segment TGGTTCCACGGAAATGGGAATgtgaacaggaaaaatgtaatgaACTTTATCGAAACGCACACCATAGAATATGAGGTCGACAGTGATGAGGACTTGTTCAGCGGGATTAGCAATGATGACGATGGAGAGGAAGATGACGAAGCAGATgatgaaggggaagaataCCCCGAAGATGATGGTGAGTGTAACGGAAATGATGACAACCGGGACGAAAGTGACAGGGGAGAGGATGTAGGAAGGTGTTGCAGGGTGGATGGGGATTATGAGAAAGAGGGCTCCGACACTGATGAGGCATACCCGAACGAGGAAATGAtgaaaggggggagaaaaagtatTGAAATATTCCCTCCTCGTGATGATAGTAGGAAATCCACTTTAGAAGAGGGGTGTAAGAGGAGAACGACGGATGGGCATGTAAAAGGGGGAGATGTCATGGCAGAGGAGGTGGttgcaaaaagggggaaaaaagaagatacaAGTGTGAGTGGTGCGAAAGGggaagatgaaaaggaaaagacaatACAGACACCCTGTAATGGCAAGGAATTAAGCTGCTCAAAGGAGAAGGCGAGAGAAGCAAATATGCTTAGTGTAAATGCTaagaacttaaaaaaatcaggggtagaaaaaaataaatgcgtTTTGGTTTCAGCGGAGAGAGCAGTGTCTGTATGGAATATCCCAAACGGAGGGACAATTCCGAAGAGGGCAAAGTTCGTGAGTACGAGCAGGAACATACGGAATCCCAAGAGAAGCCGCCTCAAGGCAGGAAAAAAGTCACTCTTCCTAAATTTTGCAATGCATATTAACAAGAGAAAGGGAACTAGCGgtattttcaaaaatagaGGAGAGGAAAATAAGGTGCGAAATGGATCTGAACTAAacagggaaaaggaaaagatcgGTAAGTGTTGTAAAGTACAGAAGCAAGGACGTCGCTCTAAGACGTGGAAGAATGATGAAGATGCTGGTTTTAACATTAAGGTGAAGGGAGCTTATTGTCGACGGAAGGGGTATGCTGAGTTGGTAAATTCTCGCAAATCGGCTAACTCGCTGCAAATGTGTAATGGATCTAATTTGTCTCCATCAGATGGTATTATCGGTACATCCATCTCGGAGAGGGGGGGGCATAATAGTAGTTATAGTAGTAGTGCACACGGAGGAAAAATTGGACAAAGTAGCGGCGCACCTGAGAAGACGCCAATCGGTAGAAGGAACTGCGtaaaacagaaggaaaatcaAACGAATGTAGAAGGTGACAGGCAAGTAAAGTCAATATTCTCCAGCGAGGGTAGTCAGGTTGTCAAAAAGTACTCCTCTAATGAGACATTATACAGAAAGGGGCGTAGCAATGCTGAAAGGGGAAGTCCAGGCATTGGGTCGGATATAGAGAATCTACTGCAGTTAGGAGACTCAAAGATGAGGCAGCATTATCTTAGCAACGTAGGGATAAAGAACATGGTAATAAATAGGATTAACATTTTACCGAATTCTAAAGTGGTGAAGAATTGCAATGAGGTTAGTTGtggggttaaaaataaggacaCGCCACGTTTGAAGGGTGAAAAGAGCCTGAGTGAGgtgagaaaaagggaagctcGTGCAGGTGATGGAGTGCGGGAAGGACATGGTAATATAAGTGACAGGAATAATGGCGACAGAGGTAGATCGATCAGTGAGAACTGCTGCTTCAgtaattggaaaaataagaCTATTATAGGCCAAAACGGGAAGGGAAAGTTTTCCTACTATATTGAGTTTAACAAGATCAATGATGTGAAGAAGTACTTTATGGATGGGCATACAGTAAGAGGGGGTGGAAAAGGGGACACTGGTTTGACAGTTCGCAATGGGgttgtgaaaaatatgaacaaaaattcGATTTCCCAAGTTGAGGAGAAGTGGCTggactttgaaaaaaaattagaaacgAAATTGGGGGAGGAAAGGGATGGAGTTGTAAGTGGATACGGGGGTAGCAGCGTGGTGGGCAGTAGGATCGGGGGGGATAAGTCCCATCCTAAGGGGGACAGCGAAATGAGCGCtttggaggaaaacaaaaaaaagctgGACAAGTTAAAAAACCGCTATGAGAAGATAGTGGCTGAGtcacaaaaaagggattCTAGGAACGCCTTTTGTTTGAGGCACTCTGTTGGGGATGCAGACAAAGGGAAGGATAATGGTGGATATAGAAATGGGACTACCTACCCAACTGGTGGCAGTAACGCGAGACCACAAGTACGTAACGGGAGAAGTGTACAGGATATGCAGAGGAAGGCACTTGAGATGAGGAAGACTGATTTGTTCGGGGCCGACGAGCAGGTGACTCCTACCCACATGATCAGGAGCGGTGTGACATTTAAGGGAATAAATGATATGTCAAGGGAGGAGAGGCATACATATGAGAACGCCAAAGTGGTAGGAGGAATGAAATCTGATTTGGATAGCATGATCAGTAGTACGTATAATATTCAGGATATGATAAAGGCGTCTTATCGGGAGAAAAAGGGGCGATTTTTCCTGAGGAGCCACTTTAGCGGTGCGGATTCGGGCATGGAAAAACATCACAGAGATGACCTGGTAAGTAAGTTGCACAGTTTTAAGAATCACCATGCAGAGAATCGCCGTATGGATGGGGCTAACCCGATCGGAAGGGTAGTGTACCTtccaaatggaggaaaattacATTGGGGAAAGAAGCACTGTGGGGGGGCTGAGCAGGTGAACCTAAATGGGCgtttaatttatataaagGGGGATAAAGCGAGGATTGCCTCCACTTACGCGAATGTTAATGATAAAGCTGGAGGGTTGGACAAACATAGGAAGAACGATCAACACCATCTGGCTAGTGTAAACACTGTAGATGCTTACGACAGTATACACAATGTAGGATTAGAAAGGAAGGCATCCCCCAATGGAGGAGTGAGTAACTGTGTACTATTGAACACGCATGGGAATGAGACAAGTTGGGGAAGACCTACTAACGGAGTGTTATTACAAGGGAGAAATAATCCGAACAGGGTCGACGGAGAAAGAGGATCACATCAAatagggaaggaaaaaataaatagggAAAGATACAGTGAGAATAAGTttagagaaaaatattttctgcaTGGACTTCTCCACCCTGAGCATCTGCCTCTGAAGGACAATTCGATGTATGATGACTATTATGAAAGTAGGAAAATGCACAAGGCAAATTTGTTTGCCCGGGAAGGAGGTAGCAAGAATTTCGATGTGTATACCATTCAGGAAGGAGAGAAGATGAGGAATGGTCATTATGGAAAGGGGAATCGAATACATAGGGAAGGGTTTCAAGTTAATCCTATGAACAGCGTGATACCTTACAGAAGTAAATCCATAATGAatgggaagataaaaaatgtacactACGGTGGTAGGGAGTTGCCTTCTGGTAAGTTTGTTGTTAGAAGTGGCTTTACCTATGGTGAGAGAAGTACGAAAGATGATCCTCTCCCCCCCGGGCAAGACAGAAAAACCCTTCGGACTCCCCCTCAAATGCGTTTCCAAGATGTTAATAGAAACGAAATTAATCAATTCAGGGTGATACCAAGAGGTGGAGGTTTGTGTGCAGGAGGGGTGTACGGTGCGGGCACAAGCAGAtgaaatggagaagaagaacttTCCTCTGCTGGCGTGGACGTTTCCTTTTTGTCCGCGCAGCTACCCTTGGGGTGGACAGCAACGTGTGCGCATGAATATGTCTATCATATTAGCTGAtctgctaaaaaaaaaaaaaaaaaaataggccaAGTCAATTTAAGGAAGCATAGCGgaacacattttaaaaagttttaaGAGGAATGTGTAATTCTGAAAAGTTCAGTTTTGCGCATTCCTAAAAAATAAGttcattctttaaaaaatcgTTGCCCATTTCTGAGCGTTCAGGGTGGGGTGCCCTGTTGCATTGTTGAAAGTTATCCAAATTTGTTTCTTCGTCCTGCTTGACACTTCCTTTTGTTAGCGCTTGTCTGGCAGTACCTCCCGCTACCCATCGTCTACTGCGAATGAGACGTCCGATTATAATGCTCACtcaagctagccaaaaaaaaaaaaaaaaaaaaaaaaaaaaaaaaaaaagtgagctGCGAAATTGTTGAACAAACTGATGGCGCTGGGAGGAGGCGAACTCCATATCCTTGTTATGAGGTTCCGTCGTTGGAcagattttttaattatttaccAGCAGgattatttgtttttcctttatttatttatttatttatttatttatttatttatttatttatttatttatttatttattttttttttttttttttttggctagcgCGATTGCCGCAAGTATAACTGTTTCCGTAAACTCCGTCGTTTTGCTATCTTGGCTCATTTGTTGCCTGTTATGCATTCcactttgtaaaaattatttagaTTTAGGGTTGTCTTTATAAGGGGGCAGTTCTTGTatgtttatttaaaaaaaaaaaaaaaaacaaaaaaaataaagaataaaaggtGAAACGGCAATTTGTGCAGTCATCATTTTGGTAAGTTTGGCACGTAGAACTGTAGATATAACACGCAAGAGCATCTTTTGTGTTACAGGAAAAAGGCGGCAGTCCCAACgctaaggaaaaaagaaaatatagacATGTACATCGATAAATGGATAGAtctgtgcatacatacaaTGTGTACTGATCAGAGTAACGCACATCGCGTCGAACCAGGACCTGTTTATAAATTGTTGTCCACGTAGGGGTTGGGGGGTGGGacgttttccttctccttgaaGTAATCAAAGGTGTTGATTTTGTGGCTGCGCGGATGGTAGTTGTAGTTCAGGTTCTGGAGGATATACTCCaaattaatttctttttgcttttgctttttctcaGCTGGGCGCTCGGTATGGGGAGCGTCTCCGAGGGGGGGCCAATCATGGCGATCACTGTGGTGATCGTTTCGATGATTACTATGGAAAACCTTGTCCCGATCGGCGGTATCCCCTTTGCTAAAGCGATCGTCCCAAGTGTGACCACCTTCGACGGTCCACATTTGGGATTCCTTTCTGTTTGAATCTTTTATCAATCCTCGGTTGTACAGATTTTTCAGGAACACATATTCGTCATGAGTGTCTTGGTCATGGATCTCTTGTTCCACGTAAGAAAGAGGCAggtcttccttttctatattaCTCCGTAAAGGGGATCTATTATTATACTGGGTAATTTTCCCATCCAATCGCCTCTCATATATTCCTAATTCGTTTGGAGATTTCATCTGCCACTGTTCTTTATTTGCGGGTTCCGAGTTGTTCATTGAAAGGGAGCACTTTCCATTGAGAGTGAGGGAATTATTTGTGGATGGCCTCAACGGAAATGCGTTATTATTACCCCCCTTGTTACCGTCCATATTGGGGATTTCTCGTTCCGACTTTTTAAAGAAGTTGGTTATGCGTAGTTGGTTCTTGTTATTTTCGTTCACGTCGGAGTGCTTACTTCTGATTGTGAAGGAAACATCTGAGGGGTATTCGGTCCTTTCCGATTTAAAGTTGGTTTCGTTTATTTCATCCTTCACTCTGTTATTCTCTTCGGCGGTCGGTTTGCTAAATAGTTTTCCATGAGCGACGCTTGCCATTTTGTCCTTCGGGTCCCAGATTTCCCTTTCCACGAAGCGCCCTCTTTCTTCATCAGCCGCCTCGGTTTTACACATTCCTTGAATCTCCTTCATGTGTGCACATTCCATCTTTTCTTGTGTGGAGTTACTTTTCAGTTCTGTCGATGGAATTCCCATTTGTTTTCCTGTATCCTCACCAAACGCTCTAAATAGCAGGAAGTTCCTCTTCATATTTTGGTACATAACTtttgcgcttttttttctgttctttccTCCAGTGGGGTTGGtaacttctccttcctttgccgcttcttcttttccctcttccttttctacttcctcattttcccGCTTCTGCGGCTCCCACTCGGTTTCATCCTTCTGAATGCTTATGTCAATCCCGTGCGCGATGGCTCCTTTGAGGAGAGTCGCCCCTTGGCTGTTGTCACCTGACTGCGACGTCAACCTTACATTTTCGAGAACATCACCATGATGATTTTGCCCCGGTTCCTTACTGCAATCgctttccttctcatccAACAGGTTCCTGCAAGTTTTCCCATCTGGTTGCGCGGGTGCATCGGCgcatcttttcattttttttaagttaagGGAGTCTATGTGGTTCCCCTTCCGCTTGtccaattttgttttttcctttcctccagGTAGATTATTTCTGGGGGTGCACGAGAGGGGCTCGTTGGGTTCGATAGTATCGATTGAATTGTTTGGATCTCTAACCATTTCtgcctcctcatcatcgttCGTGTACTCCCTTCCGTACGTGCAGCCGTTACTTCGGGGAGAATCACAAAATAGGCTCAATTTGGTGCATTCCATGGGAGGCCACAAATTGGCCCTCTGAGTGGTTCCTCTTTGGTACAAGGGTGAGAGGGTTTCCGTGTCTCCTTCCGGCGGTTCCTGTTTGATAGTTTGGTTTGGAGGGTTCTTCTCTCCGGAGTGGCATGCTACGAAGTTTTTATTATCGTTTTGCCAGCCATTTGTCCAACCATTTGTCCAACCATTTGACACATGGGAACCCTCTTCATACTTCCCCACATAGTCACTCACAAGAGAAGGCTTCTCCATCCGCTCCTCAGGTTGATTCTTCCCCTCGTCGCAATTGCTGAACACGTCGGGAGATATCTCCAAATATTCTAAACATTCAGatgttaaatttttaaaaatgttttcgaaattattttgtttgtctAAATCAGGCTGTTCCTTTATTTCAGTTTCTTTTGGTGGAATTGGGGATCTCTCGATGGGTGTTTCTGTAGAAGCATTTCCTTTGAGCATAACCTCGAGGTGGTGTTCCTTCGCCGTatctactttttcttcacctccTATACTCCTTTCCGTGCACCCCTCCAAAGTTCCGCTACCGTCAGGAAGTAAGCTACTGCTCTCCGCGCCGACACAATCGGAGAGCTGCTCCAAGTATACGTTCAGGCagtttcccttcctcttgtTGTTGTCATATATAAGGGAAAACTCCCGTATTTTATTGATAAGaagtttattttcatttttctctagTGCACTATTGAAGGACTGGTTGATGGAGATTTTCTCgcacaaaataaaatcataCACTTGGTGATGGAAGAAGGCATTTTTGatttcttcatatttattcAACATCTTTTCTAGGGTGTTTAAAGTGGGAGGAATTTTACGCTTCCATTTTTGGTGCGAAATTAGGAATGAGAAAATTTGTTCGATCGTTTTGTACTTACTGGTTAAACTGAATGCAGTTTTTATTCCCATTCCCGTGATGTGAAAATCGCTTGTGTAGTCACAGCCACTTAGGATACACATAGCCAGAAACATGTCTATACTGAAATGCTTTAGCTCGTCTAATTCTTTCGGCCAGTGGAATTGGTCTAGatatttcttcatcattttgtcatagcttttttcttttttctcaggGTTCTGGTTTGCCGCGCTAGGGGGGCACTCGGAACAGTGAGGCACgttattttcttccaaaGACGGATCTCCCTGCTCTGCATCCTCCCGATCTTCCTTCATGGGGGTAATATAGAACTCGTTGAACGAATTCGAGAGAGGGTTCCTAATTTTGTTAATCAAGTTTATGTCAATCAGATCATCAATGGGCATTAAGCATATTTCATCACACTCACCAGTGTTCTTCAGTTTGTACAAGACGCGAGGACAGCCATAGACTAGCAAGTCACTGTCTTCACTTATGACGCAAGAAATGTATCCCATCCTGCAAAGGTAGGACAACTGAGCGTCTGCttcaaaaggagaaataatataatctatattttttgttttacaaAAGTTCATGACAGTGCGTATAATTTCTTTGGAAACACTTAAAGCTTGTGTGCATTTTCTGCGGACAGTCACGTCTGATCTCGGATCCTTCACagattttataatttcttgtgcttccttctttgccttttctctcctttcattcctaATTACATTTTCTGCTCTTTTTTCTGGTAACTCCTCTCCGTCGAAAACGAAGATTACCTTTATGTTGTGTTCATAAATACACTCTAGCATTTTTTCGATGAAGCTTAAGTAGCTGTCGTTGTAGTTATCCATGATTACGTCATATGCACAACTGACCAGACCCCTGTGGATCCAGCACATGATATCCACGCCCAccacttcatttttgtacttGCTTATATGTGTGCTCCTGGCAATCGGTTTTAGGAAGGGCAGTAGGTTGTTGATTCCCATTTGTTGCTTGATAAGCCGGGGGCACGATGGGCTCGCAAGGAAGTATATTAcaattaatatatatgtgtgcaaatgtgTACGTACCAATGTTGACGCGGTGCACTTATCGAGGAGGTCAAGGCGTGTAAAAATGGAGTAGGGAAAACGAGTATGAGGCTCAGCAGAATTGCAAAATAACGAAATAACAGAATAGAGGAAGGGCAGCTAGCTTCGTACACACCCGGGTCcattttaaaattcattGAAATGCTctttaaaaaacattttggaaagataaaaaaaaaaaaaaaaaaaaaaaaaaaaaaatggttcgAAAATGCGATTTAGCGGGATGTCGGATTATCCGGTTAGTGGCCACCGATAGTAAGCATGACGCATGTTGTATGTACGGAGGTGTATACACATCTGCGCGTGACAATATGCCACGTTTACATGCGTAAGGTCTTGGtatctttctcctttttttttccttaagttGAAGGTGTTCTAACTTTTGAAGTTGTTCAGTGGTATTTTTCGTggattttgttttgttccaccttttccccatttggttGTTTTACTAATAAAAGCGCATACGAAGTGTGGGAAAATTAGGtaccatttcttttaatgttaagagaaatgtaaaaaatcgcctccaatgagaaaaatatatttacataatgCATTTTCACGGAGTGGTAATAAAACACCCTCTCTTCATGTGCAATACTTGTTTGATGCCTCTTcttgttgcctttttttttgttgcttttttttgctgcttttttttgctgcctttttttgctgcctttttttgctgcctttttttgttgcctttttatgttgcctttttttgttgcctttttatgttgcctttttttgttgcctttttttgttgcctttttttgttgcctttttatgttgcctttttttgttgcctttttttgttgcctttttttttttttttttttttttaaatgtgtcAGCTAAAATTTCggggaacatttttttttttttggctgtACATGcggggcaatttttttttttttttttttttttttttctattccttacAACATAAACAAAGAAGTGGTAACAAGGAATTCTTTTCTGTTTAAATAAATTGGAAttattcttttcaatttattttttgcccttCTTCTATATACTATTTCCGACTTAAGAAGATTGAATGGTTTTAATTCTTAGCCCCACGTGAAGGTTATGAGTTACAATTTTCCGCGGGGGATTTGGCCCACTTAGTTGTCATTGTTCGTGCTGAAAAAGGGCCTGCAATTATTCTGTTGATAGATTTGCTAGGAAGAAATGTTATCCTAAAAGGTGGTTACGTAGAGAGCCGAATAGAGAAAGCAGCTTGTAGGGTCATTTTGATACCGCAAATTGTTGTCGTTAGAgagagtattttttttcttttttttttttgaaaaggcAATCATTGTTAAGTTAACCAGTGGGAGATGTTCGTTCCATCCTATTTTGACAAACATTCTGATAGAGGACCTGCTGATGGGAAGACCACTACCTTAACCTTTTAGTGTGGGCGAGCAGCTTGAACCATATAGGAATTCGCCGTTGCATACAAGATATTTCCCCCCCGTAGCTCTATCCATATAGCATTAATCCTATCCCTAGCATATGCACTGTCAAAAGGTGCTGCAACAAAATGGGCGTCCTAAAACTGAAAAGTGacaagaagaagagggaaaaggcaAAGGAAACGAAAATAGATTATgcaaaatgtttaaaaagaacaaaaattaaggagaaaataattagGAAAGACACCGATAATGAATTCGACCTCTCAATCTTCGCCAAAACAGATCATGCATCGAATAAAATACGACAGTTGAATTATGCCAAGCTAGTTAAAGCTATAAGAAAGGACAAAAATTTAATTGCTAATCATGTGCAGAAAATTTTGGAGATTTACGGAAAGGGCATTATAGATGACGATGAAAATGTGCGTAATTATTCCTCCAAAATATTTTACCATTTGGTGAATAGCCACATCGATTTTGACGTCTTTCACAGCAAGATAAAAACTTGCTTGTTTCACTCGCTGAAAATAGGAAGAGTCTCTCTGAAGGTTCTAAACCTGGAGCTGTGTCACAACTTCTTTTTTACGAAGATTCACTACTCCCATAAGTTTTTCTATGAATTTCTGAGCAACATAATGGCCTGCTTCGTTTCTCTGCCCATAGAGAAGCAGGTTACAACGGTGAAGTacctcttccttttgttcAAGCATAAAGCGAGATTCAAGcggggggggaggaaccTGTCCAGTAAGGTGaggcaaaatggaagaggtGGTTCTCTGGAAGAGACACCCATTGATATAGCAGAGGAGGGTGGTCCTGTCCAGGGGGAAGAAGTTCAGGATGACGAATCGAGTGGAGACCCGGACAATTGCTACGAATTCATAACGCGCACGAACAAGCGAAACAGCTGTAACGACCCCTTCCTcctgaagaaggagaaaaaaacgagcATTCAGGTGGGAACGAAGATGGAGATTTTCACAAAGGTACTTCAATCTCTGTACAACTTTATGGATGAAGTGGTATACAATTCGATGAGCGTAGATTTGATTCACCTGTACACAAACATTTTAAAAGTAATAACCTtcatgatgaagaaaaagaaaataattttgaaggaagaaattatgaCCCTAATTAACAATTTTCTACACAAAACAATTGGGGTAATAAACGAACATATAGTTAATTTAAGTAGCTGCAAAAAAGtgttgaaaataattttctacTTCGTCCTCTTGGTATTATCTCTGTGCGGCAAAGAGATGAACCACATGGAAGACGCCAATAGGAAGGTTCCAATGAACTACATAGGGTTATTAAAATATTGCCTCTGTATTTACTTTTACGCTCTCTTACGATGTGAATTTTTTACTGTAGAAAATTTGGatgtgcaaaaaagggggggcgCTTCAAATGGGGatgtaaaaaggggaggggaTTCGTTTCATATCGATGCAGGGACAAGTCACACGGAGGTAAGTAGCGATGTAGTCAAGAATTTCTGCgataggaagaagaagagggggCCACAGAAAAATGTAGAGAAGTACGGAAGAAAGTACTTTTACCTGTTAGTTTGCCTGTATGAAATGTTTATTCACCGAAAGGATAAGAAGATGTTGTGGCAAGATGGAGCATCCCGTGAGGGGAAAACAAGCGGGAAGAACACCAACCAGGAGAAAAGCAACAAGAGTAATATTGTCTATAGTCATGCAGATAGGATAATCAAAttattagaaaaaaatatacgcaTGTATGACAGTGGCGAAGATGTTAGTGTTCTATGTGGATTCGtattaaaatatttgagCACCTTTTCGCAAAGCAGTATAGACCAGATGGATCACTTTTGCTATTTTGTAATTATCCTTGCGCAACGGGCAAATGGAGGGGAGAATGAACCTGATAGTGAAGGGCCATTTGTAGGGGAAGGACTCTGCAGTACTGGAGAGGAAAACACACAACAGAATAGCAACCAGTGGAAGAGTGCGGATCACTTGGATGAGGAAGGCTGCCAAAAATGGAGGTCATCATTTCCATTCTTAACCACACCATTCATGTTCGTACTTTTAGCTGACTGTGAATGCTTCATAAATAATAACTTCTTCAATACATTTTTCGAAGCGTTTaacgaagaagagaagactAAAACCATGGAAGCTATTTCGTTTGTGCAGAATGGAGGAACTGCGATCAACATTGTTACGAGACAGacttttaattattttgttggaaaattattttccattttgtacaGGTATGATAATGCCCTTTTTGTGAATAattgccttcttttcctttccttcctaaCTGTAAATAAGCGCAAAGTGAAGAAGGCGTACGTGGATTTTAACCATTGCATTGGCACGAAGCTGGAAATGGAACAACTGCTGCGCCTCGATGTAAGGACCTCCTTGGATGGCGTGATGAAGGATAAAGGAGAGATACTGATTGATCACTTcttaggaaaaaatagacacATCATCCACTCCTTTGAGATAATTTGTAATCTGTATTTTGTGTACGAAAATAGGAATAGGAATTTGCtcttgttcatttattttttgattttaaaatttgagAGGGAGGGGAAGAGTAGCATGCACTTTGCCctgggggaggaagaagccaTGGTTCTTCTAGATCGGGTTTTTCGTACCCAGATATGTAATGACTATACATGCGTAGGAAACGCTCAGGATATTTCCTTCGATTTGGTTGATCTTTCCGCTGAGGGGGTTCTCCATTGCGATGCTGGGGTCAACCCAGATGGGGGGAAGACAGAAGAAGACACTGCTTTCCATTTGCACGAAGAGAAATGCACATTTAGGATAAACAAAGATTATCTATAcagggaaaattttttacttttctttctcaaAATGAGCTTATCCGAATGGAATTTTATCGTTCGAAATGACATATACAAGGTTATGCATGTGAATTCTTCAGATCGAGATGGACACAAAACAAATGG comes from the Plasmodium knowlesi strain H genome assembly, chromosome: 3 genome and includes:
- a CDS encoding kinesin-19, putative yields the protein MKDNLIMDENNEGLNCEIACKSGAPSGVLASKVAEPTKRIGDLRKNSDGSRNSSRSSRHSVNRDYRWCRSGKSSVEVPDKMYDKSVTVEYNSDNDRSCGRNKYQEFSKQSTLNVDNNDEENATECSSVSSNSCGERKREGYVNTRQKTCKRGGEQSTEHNSSTDDMISHNAIEENEVKMCTVNEVVTCQKNKNEKEKEKEPEEGNLLKLQQNDSVFLEKNDKNVNSVLERYEDISEKNLDMNWNKSQIKTCIRIKPLDSVGNNLENVITQRGLNKILINYGVQSENKKCEFVVDRIFNEESTQSDIWKSICFCIDSVFHFKNATVFAHGHTGTGKTYTMIGPDVMELIKGKKRKIRHSGRRMQPIELLLNTNSLRVPNGGGSASGNGNSNSNSSSNNFLYERKRSCSQPIFNFPARVMPLVNGNYCSYKKMYDSSCSAQCNGAHTSANSTGNSIVNSIVNSGMNSGVSSGVNGGVSSGANGTKNSSTNMAPNGPLNARHNHKMNAECMSESTYYGKYENCKTFSEYRMEYKPNVKHSQEEIRLILDSDRKGMIPRACEEIMRRLSLQRGVGGETEVHTGEKGPRGVGRESGHLRGDLRSGRSGNFSVVRDTHAEKTKDVFKNVKVYASYMQLYNDRIFDLLNPCTEPQPYLSTQKSKLYNNATFVSGLLTVEVANCEELIELLVDGTSNRACRITKTNEMSTRSHSIFKVELRYVNHSKPEFSKSGNLLLIDLAGNEKYAASNEKLYTTEVCSINRSLSALSLCINELSKGNKNISYRNSILTRLLQDSLGGSSKTVFICTISSCMKNVRDTLSSLKLVSRAKKIQVESRGKNVYVYEEDIRRLQKELYFLKKFVFFQYITNRYESRKRLRKIREFYFSNFLDQGESSFQKSCGGSADVIPGKNPSVRWGGRSIPDDTMQKGNTGEEESNHCDTIKVDANEEDTTYAGIESIYKEYERKSFNSLLYQWNLNKGSIRKARDPAVTALTALNGVNSKRNPWFHGNGNVNRKNVMNFIETHTIEYEVDSDEDLFSGISNDDDGEEDDEADDEGEEYPEDDGECNGNDDNRDESDRGEDVGRCCRVDGDYEKEGSDTDEAYPNEEMMKGGRKSIEIFPPRDDSRKSTLEEGCKRRTTDGHVKGGDVMAEEVVAKRGKKEDTSVSGAKGEDEKEKTIQTPCNGKELSCSKEKAREANMLSVNAKNLKKSGVEKNKCVLVSAERAVSVWNIPNGGTIPKRAKFVSTSRNIRNPKRSRLKAGKKSLFLNFAMHINKRKGTSGIFKNRGEENKVRNGSELNREKEKIGKCCKVQKQGRRSKTWKNDEDAGFNIKVKGAYCRRKGYAELVNSRKSANSLQMCNGSNLSPSDGIIGTSISERGGHNSSYSSSAHGGKIGQSSGAPEKTPIGRRNCVKQKENQTNVEGDRQVKSIFSSEGSQVVKKYSSNETLYRKGRSNAERGSPGIGSDIENLLQLGDSKMRQHYLSNVGIKNMVINRINILPNSKVVKNCNEVSCGVKNKDTPRLKGEKSLSEVRKREARAGDGVREGHGNISDRNNGDRGRSISENCCFSNWKNKTIIGQNGKGKFSYYIEFNKINDVKKYFMDGHTVRGGGKGDTGLTVRNGVVKNMNKNSISQVEEKWLDFEKKLETKLGEERDGVVSGYGGSSVVGSRIGGDKSHPKGDSEMSALEENKKKLDKLKNRYEKIVAESQKRDSRNAFCLRHSVGDADKGKDNGGYRNGTTYPTGGSNARPQVRNGRSVQDMQRKALEMRKTDLFGADEQVTPTHMIRSGVTFKGINDMSREERHTYENAKVVGGMKSDLDSMISSTYNIQDMIKASYREKKGRFFLRSHFSGADSGMEKHHRDDLVSKLHSFKNHHAENRRMDGANPIGRVVYLPNGGKLHWGKKHCGGAEQVNLNGRLIYIKGDKARIASTYANVNDKAGGLDKHRKNDQHHLASVNTVDAYDSIHNVGLERKASPNGGVSNCVLLNTHGNETSWGRPTNGVLLQGRNNPNRVDGERGSHQIGKEKINRERYSENKFREKYFLHGLLHPEHLPLKDNSMYDDYYESRKMHKANLFAREGGSKNFDVYTIQEGEKMRNGHYGKGNRIHREGFQVNPMNSVIPYRSKSIMNGKIKNVHYGGRELPSGKFVVRSGFTYGERSTKDDPLPPGQDRKTLRTPPQMRFQDVNRNEINQFRVIPRGGGLCAGGVYGAGTSR